One segment of Pirellulales bacterium DNA contains the following:
- the gcvPB gene encoding aminomethyl-transferring glycine dehydrogenase subunit GcvPB encodes MRNTLATQLLFELSKPGRRDVRLPKSDVPEVAIDELLPAGAIAAAPPPLPELAETQIVRHFLNLSTQNMSVDTHFYPLGSCTMKYNPKRNERLANLPGMADLHPYQPEETLQGMLELLYAMQQILAEIAGLDAVSLQPAAGAHGEFTALMVAAAYFRDRGERRTKVLTPDSSHGTNPASAAMAGFETVTVKSDSSGCVDLADLRTKLDGQTAVFMITNPNTLGLFDRQVRTIADEVHSHGGLIYLDGANMNAILGIARPGDFGADLMHFNPHKTFSGPHGGGGPGAGPIAVRAMLEPYLPSPVVVKVAENINEQANTKPSKNGDGAECHDCYRLAYDRPKSIGRVRSFMGNVGVLVRAYCYIRTYGPAGLRAVSENAVLSANYLLARVKHILPVPHGDRCLHEFVATAARLKAERGVSAMDLAKRLLDYGFHAPTVYFPLTVRESMMIEPTETESKETLDAFAETLSRIVEESPELLHDAPHTTAISRPDEVAAARNPVLHWSPAGAKP; translated from the coding sequence ATGCGCAACACACTTGCAACACAACTTCTGTTCGAGCTCTCCAAGCCGGGCCGGCGCGACGTGCGGTTGCCGAAGTCCGATGTGCCGGAAGTGGCGATCGACGAACTGCTGCCGGCCGGCGCGATCGCCGCCGCGCCGCCGCCGCTGCCGGAATTGGCCGAGACGCAGATCGTGCGGCATTTTCTCAATCTTTCGACGCAGAACATGTCGGTTGACACGCATTTCTACCCGCTCGGCTCGTGCACGATGAAATACAACCCGAAGCGGAACGAGCGGCTCGCCAATTTGCCCGGCATGGCCGATCTGCATCCCTATCAGCCCGAGGAAACGCTGCAAGGGATGCTCGAATTGCTTTACGCGATGCAGCAGATCTTGGCGGAAATCGCTGGGCTCGACGCGGTGTCGTTGCAGCCGGCGGCCGGAGCGCACGGCGAATTCACGGCGCTGATGGTGGCCGCCGCCTATTTCCGCGATCGCGGCGAACGGCGCACCAAGGTGCTCACTCCCGACAGCAGCCACGGCACCAATCCGGCCAGCGCCGCGATGGCCGGCTTCGAAACCGTCACCGTGAAAAGCGATTCCTCCGGCTGCGTCGATCTGGCCGATCTGCGGACCAAGCTCGACGGCCAGACCGCCGTGTTCATGATCACCAACCCGAACACGCTGGGCCTGTTCGATCGGCAAGTGCGCACGATTGCCGACGAAGTCCATTCCCACGGAGGGCTGATCTATTTGGACGGGGCGAATATGAACGCCATTCTCGGCATTGCCCGGCCCGGCGATTTCGGGGCCGACCTGATGCATTTCAATCCGCACAAGACATTCAGCGGCCCGCACGGCGGCGGCGGTCCCGGGGCGGGGCCGATCGCGGTCCGCGCAATGCTCGAGCCCTATTTGCCCTCGCCGGTCGTCGTGAAAGTGGCGGAAAATATCAACGAGCAGGCCAATACGAAGCCGAGCAAGAATGGCGACGGCGCCGAGTGCCACGACTGCTATCGGCTCGCCTACGACCGGCCGAAATCGATCGGCCGCGTGCGCAGCTTCATGGGCAATGTCGGCGTCCTCGTGCGGGCCTATTGCTACATTCGCACGTATGGCCCGGCCGGCTTGCGGGCGGTTTCGGAAAATGCCGTGCTTAGCGCCAATTATCTGCTCGCCCGAGTGAAGCACATCTTGCCCGTCCCGCATGGCGACCGTTGCCTGCACGAATTCGTGGCCACGGCCGCGCGGCTCAAGGCGGAGCGCGGCGTGTCGGCGATGGATTTGGCGAAGCGACTGTTGGACTACGGTTTTCACGCCCCGACGGTTTATTTTCCGCTGACGGTCCGCGAATCGATGATGATCGAGCCGACCGAAACCGAAAGCAAGGAAACGCTCGATGCGTTTGCCGAAACGCTTTCTCGCATCGTGGAGGAATCGCCCGAGCTATTGCACGACGCCCCACACACGACCGCGATCAGCCGTCCCGACGAAGTCGCCGCCGCGCGGAATCCCGTGCTCCACTGGTCGCCCGCCGGCGCGAAGCCCTAG
- a CDS encoding class I SAM-dependent methyltransferase — MYELIDFGEGRRLERFGMYLIDRPAAGTQGVSRDPQSRDHWSQATARFEPSARASPQRGTWLPADGLPESWSVEFCGIRFELKPTEFGHLGVFPEQAENWRFIGEWVRDFRSAGPARRPKLLNLFAYTGGSTIAAAAAGAEVVHVDSARGAVAWARRNAESNGLSAAPIRWIIEDARRFVERELARGNRYDAVILDPPSYGHGPKRQAWKIDRDLPGLLRGAIALLAGTPSLVLLSCHTPGIADAVAAQMIDESVKSIGRSGRIASGELTLRATSGPKVLQCGVAARFCG, encoded by the coding sequence ATGTACGAACTGATCGACTTCGGCGAGGGGCGGCGGCTGGAGCGGTTTGGAATGTATCTGATTGATCGGCCAGCGGCTGGGACGCAAGGCGTTTCGCGGGATCCGCAATCGCGCGACCATTGGTCGCAAGCCACGGCGCGATTCGAGCCTTCAGCTCGCGCTTCGCCGCAGCGCGGAACATGGCTGCCAGCCGATGGGCTGCCGGAAAGCTGGAGCGTTGAATTCTGCGGCATTCGCTTCGAACTCAAGCCGACCGAGTTTGGGCATCTAGGAGTGTTTCCCGAGCAGGCGGAAAATTGGCGGTTCATCGGCGAATGGGTTCGTGACTTTCGGAGCGCGGGGCCGGCGAGGCGGCCGAAATTGTTGAACCTGTTTGCTTATACCGGCGGGAGCACGATCGCGGCGGCCGCCGCCGGAGCCGAAGTGGTGCATGTCGATAGCGCCCGCGGCGCGGTGGCTTGGGCTCGGCGAAACGCCGAGTCAAATGGTTTATCGGCGGCGCCGATTCGCTGGATCATTGAAGATGCCCGCCGATTTGTCGAACGCGAATTGGCCCGCGGCAATCGCTATGACGCAGTGATTCTCGATCCGCCCAGTTATGGGCATGGTCCGAAGAGACAAGCGTGGAAGATCGATCGCGATTTGCCGGGCTTACTGCGCGGGGCCATCGCGCTCTTAGCCGGCACTCCGTCGCTCGTGCTGCTGAGCTGCCATACGCCCGGCATCGCCGATGCAGTTGCCGCGCAGATGATCGACGAATCTGTGAAATCCATCGGTCGAAGCGGCAGGATTGCTTCCGGCGAACTAACGCTCCGCGCGACTTCCGGCCCGAAGGTATTGCAGTGCGGAGTGGCGGCCCGCTTTTGCGGCTGA
- a CDS encoding antitoxin family protein, whose amino-acid sequence MLYELDAIYENGMLKLDHPLPLEEQQRVRIVVQDRFVRSNRERRGIGGQYCRKSEPTRQGADSSALQLAWIEKPTTPTMRECAR is encoded by the coding sequence ATGTTGTACGAACTCGACGCGATTTACGAAAACGGCATGTTGAAACTCGACCATCCGTTGCCGTTGGAAGAGCAGCAGCGAGTAAGGATCGTGGTGCAAGACCGGTTCGTCCGCAGCAATCGGGAGAGAAGAGGGATTGGTGGGCAGTATTGCAGGAAATCAGAGCCGACCAGGCAAGGCGCGGATTCGTCGGCACTGCAACTGGCGTGGATCGAGAAGCCGACGACGCCCACGATGCGCGAGTGCGCGAGATAA
- the hisB gene encoding imidazoleglycerol-phosphate dehydratase HisB, translated as MTTQSPTPRTAQIDRHTAETKIRVELSIDGGGTSRIATGIGFFDHMLTLLAKHAAFDLVVEAEGDLHVDQHHTVEDTGIALGQAIRQALGDKKGIRRYGHFTLPMEETLVTSALDLSGRYAMVFQVAFNAPKIGEFDSELVEDFWQAVAANALMNLHVILHHGRNSHHISEAVFKATARALRMAVEPDPRMPGVPSTKGTLTE; from the coding sequence ATGACGACACAATCGCCCACGCCGCGCACGGCCCAGATCGACCGCCACACCGCGGAGACCAAAATCCGCGTCGAGCTTTCGATCGACGGCGGCGGCACAAGCCGCATCGCGACCGGCATCGGCTTCTTCGACCACATGCTCACGCTGTTGGCCAAGCACGCGGCCTTCGATCTGGTCGTCGAAGCCGAGGGCGATTTGCACGTCGATCAGCACCACACGGTCGAAGACACCGGCATCGCTCTCGGGCAAGCCATTCGCCAGGCGCTCGGCGATAAAAAGGGCATCCGCCGCTACGGTCATTTCACGCTGCCGATGGAAGAAACGCTCGTCACCTCGGCCCTCGATTTGAGCGGGCGGTATGCGATGGTTTTTCAGGTGGCATTCAACGCGCCCAAGATCGGCGAGTTCGATAGCGAGCTTGTCGAAGACTTTTGGCAAGCCGTGGCCGCCAATGCGCTGATGAATCTGCACGTGATCTTGCACCACGGCCGCAACAGCCATCACATCAGCGAAGCGGTATTCAAAGCGACGGCCCGCGCCCTGCGAATGGCCGTCGAGCCCGACCCGCGCATGCCCGGCGTGCCGAGCACGAAGGGTACGCTGACGGAGTAG
- the hisC gene encoding histidinol-phosphate transaminase has translation MTFVRPEIASMKGYVPGEQPRGRAKFIKLNTNENPYSCSPAVGRAIAAVVERGLRKYPDPLAEAFRVRAAAVLGVEPNWIVCGNGSDDILTIVTRAFVGQSDCLRLPYPSYILYKTLAQLQGAEAEEIRFHADWSLGDNFAAARPRLKLAFLPNPNSPSGTVLPPAKILELAERLPCPLLVDEAYVDFAEVNCVSLVGQNEKIMVSRTLSKSYALAGLRFGFLVAQPQVIEQLVKVKDSYNCDSLSIAAATAAIDDQAWLAENRKKILASRLKLTAGMRGLGFAAVESQANFVWCPHPSLAVRPLYERLKEEQILVRYMDYAGWGDGLRISVGTPEQVDVCLAALSRMV, from the coding sequence ATGACTTTCGTTCGGCCGGAAATCGCGAGCATGAAGGGCTACGTGCCGGGGGAGCAACCGCGCGGCCGCGCGAAATTCATCAAGCTCAACACCAACGAAAATCCCTACTCTTGTTCGCCGGCAGTGGGCCGGGCGATCGCGGCGGTCGTCGAGCGCGGCTTGCGGAAATATCCCGATCCGCTGGCCGAGGCCTTTCGCGTTCGGGCCGCCGCCGTGCTGGGCGTCGAGCCGAACTGGATCGTGTGTGGCAACGGCAGCGACGATATTCTGACGATCGTTACCCGCGCTTTCGTCGGCCAATCGGATTGCTTGCGATTGCCGTACCCGAGCTACATCCTTTACAAGACGCTTGCCCAGTTGCAAGGGGCCGAAGCCGAGGAAATCCGGTTTCACGCCGATTGGTCGCTCGGCGACAATTTCGCGGCCGCTCGGCCGCGATTGAAATTGGCTTTCCTGCCGAACCCCAACAGTCCGTCGGGCACGGTGCTACCGCCGGCGAAGATTCTGGAATTGGCCGAGCGGTTGCCTTGCCCGCTGTTGGTCGACGAGGCGTATGTCGATTTTGCCGAAGTGAATTGCGTCAGCCTGGTTGGGCAGAACGAGAAAATCATGGTTTCGCGAACGCTCAGCAAGTCGTATGCGCTGGCGGGGCTGCGGTTTGGTTTCTTGGTGGCCCAGCCGCAAGTGATCGAGCAGCTTGTGAAAGTGAAGGATTCCTATAATTGCGACTCGCTATCGATCGCCGCCGCCACGGCCGCGATCGACGATCAAGCTTGGCTGGCCGAGAATCGAAAGAAAATCCTCGCTTCCAGGTTGAAATTGACCGCTGGAATGCGTGGGTTGGGCTTCGCGGCGGTCGAATCACAGGCTAATTTTGTCTGGTGCCCGCATCCGTCGCTGGCGGTTCGGCCGCTGTACGAGCGACTTAAGGAAGAGCAAATTCTGGTGCGATATATGGATTATGCCGGTTGGGGGGACGGCCTGCGAATTTCCGTCGGCACGCCGGAGCAGGTCGATGTCTGCCTGGCGGCGCTTTCGCGGATGGTGTAG
- the hisD gene encoding histidinol dehydrogenase, whose protein sequence is MPTPISIVGCRIMALGESNEKSRRMPPIPLKIPRFDTRDYDVGRALAELRERLNPREGVVSEAGRRRTIEVFGEPLSPPQVVERICSDVRAKGMAAVLDYSARIDRARLSPETIRVPAADLAAAHAAASGEFLAAVRRVRENILRFQTAILTGDVRLEVAGGGYLRQRYLPLRRVGICVPGGAAAYPSTVLMTVVPAQAAGVAEMAVVAPPTTFGAYNADLLATCHELGVSEVYRMGGAQAVAALAYGVEGIPRVDKIVGPGNLFVALAKRFVFGDVDIDSIAGPSEVVVIADDSAQADRVAADLIAQAEHAPGASVLISWSPGLLDDVAEELNRQLAELERGELARQSLEQFGALVQVRSADEAADLANQIAPEHLHIATDEAERLLEKIPNAGAAFLGHFSPVALGDYAAGPSHVLPTGGTARFASGLSANDFLRSGSVIAFDRAALEAVAGDIRALAEKEGLSAHWASVRRRVNG, encoded by the coding sequence ATGCCGACGCCCATTTCGATCGTCGGATGCCGCATTATGGCGCTTGGCGAATCGAATGAAAAGAGCCGCCGCATGCCGCCGATTCCACTCAAGATCCCACGGTTCGACACGCGCGATTACGATGTCGGCCGAGCGCTGGCCGAATTGCGCGAGCGGCTCAATCCGCGCGAAGGCGTGGTGAGCGAAGCGGGCCGGCGGCGGACGATCGAAGTGTTCGGCGAACCGCTTTCGCCCCCCCAAGTCGTCGAGCGGATCTGTAGCGACGTTCGCGCTAAGGGCATGGCGGCCGTTCTCGATTATTCGGCCCGCATCGATCGTGCTCGGCTTTCGCCCGAAACAATTCGAGTTCCCGCGGCGGATTTAGCGGCGGCCCATGCTGCGGCATCCGGCGAATTTTTGGCCGCCGTGCGGCGCGTGCGCGAAAACATTTTGCGTTTTCAAACGGCGATCTTGACCGGCGACGTTCGCTTGGAAGTGGCCGGCGGCGGCTATTTGCGGCAACGTTATCTTCCTTTGCGGCGAGTGGGAATTTGTGTGCCCGGCGGCGCGGCTGCCTATCCATCGACGGTGCTGATGACCGTTGTGCCGGCGCAAGCGGCCGGCGTTGCCGAAATGGCGGTCGTCGCTCCGCCGACCACCTTTGGTGCCTACAATGCCGATCTGCTTGCCACGTGCCATGAGCTTGGCGTAAGCGAAGTGTATCGCATGGGGGGCGCGCAGGCCGTCGCCGCGCTGGCCTACGGCGTCGAGGGGATTCCACGCGTCGATAAGATCGTCGGGCCGGGCAATCTGTTCGTGGCGCTTGCCAAGCGGTTCGTCTTCGGCGACGTCGACATCGATTCGATCGCCGGGCCGAGCGAAGTGGTCGTGATTGCCGACGATTCGGCACAAGCCGATCGCGTTGCCGCCGATCTGATTGCTCAAGCCGAACATGCGCCGGGAGCGAGTGTCTTGATTAGTTGGAGCCCCGGTCTGTTGGACGACGTCGCCGAGGAGTTGAACCGCCAGTTGGCCGAGTTGGAACGCGGCGAATTGGCGCGACAAAGTTTGGAACAGTTTGGGGCGCTGGTGCAGGTGCGATCGGCCGACGAAGCGGCGGATTTGGCGAACCAGATCGCGCCCGAACATTTGCACATCGCCACCGACGAAGCGGAGCGGCTCTTGGAAAAAATTCCCAACGCCGGCGCTGCTTTTTTGGGGCATTTTAGTCCCGTGGCGCTGGGCGACTATGCCGCCGGTCCGTCGCACGTGTTGCCCACGGGCGGCACGGCCCGTTTCGCAAGCGGACTTTCCGCCAACGACTTTTTACGCTCGGGAAGCGTGATTGCGTTCGATCGGGCGGCGCTCGAAGCGGTGGCCGGCGATATTCGCGCGCTGGCGGAAAAGGAAGGATTGTCGGCCCATTGGGCGAGCGTGCGGCGTCGGGTGAACGGCTGA
- a CDS encoding GntG family PLP-dependent aldolase — translation MMTPTASTGRILDFRSDTLTKPSAGMRAAMAAAEVGDDVFHEDPTVARLEERIAGLLGKDAALFVPSGTMSNQIGLRLHCRGGDEFLCEAGCHIFNFEQSAYAQLSGIAAQPIEGRFGILKLEQLAGRIRADNDHAPITRLLALEITHNRGAGRIQPLDSVAELCGWAHEHGLSTHLDGARLFNAVVVTGTSAIDWAKHFDTVSVCFSKGLGAPIGSAICGSREIMRQARRHRKVFGGGMRQAGVIAAAALYALENNILRLSDDHANAGRLANLVREIDALSLTPPEIDSNIVIFHVEPELGTAEQFAARLKQHGLLTLAIGHQSVRMVTHLDVDRDDVEAAGEVLRTVASGAATI, via the coding sequence ATGATGACGCCAACAGCAAGCACCGGCCGGATTCTGGATTTTCGCAGCGACACGCTTACCAAGCCCTCGGCCGGGATGCGGGCCGCGATGGCGGCCGCCGAGGTCGGCGACGACGTGTTCCATGAAGACCCCACCGTCGCCCGGCTCGAAGAACGAATCGCCGGCTTGTTGGGCAAAGACGCGGCGCTCTTCGTCCCCAGCGGAACGATGTCGAACCAAATCGGCCTGCGGCTCCACTGCCGCGGCGGGGATGAATTCCTCTGCGAAGCCGGTTGCCATATCTTCAATTTCGAACAATCGGCTTACGCGCAACTGAGCGGAATCGCGGCCCAGCCGATCGAAGGGCGGTTCGGCATCCTGAAATTGGAGCAACTCGCCGGCCGCATTCGAGCCGACAACGACCATGCCCCGATCACCCGCTTGCTCGCGCTCGAGATCACGCACAATCGCGGCGCGGGACGGATTCAGCCGCTCGACAGCGTCGCCGAGCTTTGCGGCTGGGCTCACGAGCATGGCCTATCGACCCATTTGGACGGCGCCCGGCTTTTCAACGCGGTCGTCGTCACGGGAACGTCGGCCATCGATTGGGCCAAGCACTTCGATACGGTCAGCGTTTGTTTCAGCAAGGGGCTGGGGGCGCCGATCGGTTCGGCCATTTGCGGTTCGCGCGAGATCATGCGGCAAGCTCGCCGGCACCGGAAAGTGTTTGGCGGGGGCATGCGGCAAGCCGGAGTCATCGCGGCCGCCGCCCTCTACGCGCTGGAGAACAATATCCTCCGCTTGTCCGACGACCATGCCAACGCAGGGCGGTTGGCCAACCTGGTTCGCGAGATCGACGCCCTGTCGCTGACGCCGCCGGAAATCGATTCGAATATCGTGATCTTCCACGTCGAACCGGAGCTAGGCACGGCCGAGCAATTCGCGGCCCGTCTCAAGCAACATGGCTTGCTGACGCTGGCGATCGGCCATCAATCGGTTCGAATGGTGACGCATTTGGACGTCGACCGCGACGACGTCGAAGCCGCCGGCGAAGTGTTGCGCACCGTGGCGAGCGGTGCTGCCACTATTTGA
- a CDS encoding TatD family hydrolase — translation MLLFDTHCHLDQTDFDADRIAVIERAHAAGVATMVAIGVSADSSAAVLRLAGEHAPVYAAVGIHPNYCAEAADGDWDRVVGLSAEPRIVALGETGLDQYRDHAPLALQQDYFDRHLRLSQARDLPFIVHTRESQAEVLAMLREARRRGLLSGVMHSFTGDVATAAECVALGMYISFAGMATFKKADDLRAVAATVPSDRILVETDSPYLSPHPLRGKRNEPANVALTAACLANVRGLSAEAFAAQTTANARRLFRIS, via the coding sequence ATGCTGCTCTTCGACACGCACTGCCATCTCGATCAGACGGATTTCGATGCCGATCGAATCGCCGTAATCGAGCGGGCACACGCGGCGGGCGTCGCCACGATGGTGGCAATCGGAGTCTCTGCCGATTCGAGCGCCGCGGTGCTGCGGTTGGCAGGCGAGCATGCGCCCGTGTATGCCGCGGTCGGCATTCATCCAAATTATTGCGCCGAGGCGGCCGACGGAGATTGGGACCGTGTCGTTGGGCTCTCCGCCGAGCCGCGCATCGTCGCGCTAGGCGAAACCGGCTTGGATCAGTATCGCGATCATGCTCCCTTGGCTCTGCAGCAGGATTATTTCGACCGCCATTTGCGGCTGTCACAGGCGCGCGATCTGCCGTTCATCGTGCACACGCGGGAAAGCCAGGCCGAGGTGCTGGCGATGTTGCGCGAAGCCCGGCGCCGTGGACTCCTGAGCGGCGTGATGCATTCATTTACCGGCGACGTTGCGACGGCGGCCGAATGCGTGGCGCTCGGGATGTATATCAGCTTCGCCGGAATGGCGACATTCAAGAAGGCCGACGATTTGCGGGCCGTAGCGGCGACGGTGCCGAGCGATCGGATTCTGGTCGAAACGGATAGTCCCTATCTGTCGCCGCATCCACTCCGCGGCAAGCGGAACGAACCCGCAAACGTCGCGCTCACGGCGGCATGCCTGGCAAATGTGCGCGGCCTGAGCGCCGAAGCGTTCGCGGCGCAAACCACCGCGAACGCCCGGCGCCTGTTTCGTATAAGCTGA
- a CDS encoding DUF5005 domain-containing protein, whose translation MSPNRIIMLLATALAISVATASLAADDNRFPATPDAAWDAAFTRASGWTGGDVAGTVDLGDGRVLWLFGDSWIGTVAHGRHASGSRMVNNAIAIQAEQPGAKADIRFYWQGGMKDLKAWIAPPADKKKPNGWYWPAGGGCVVPGPGGRPRLVIFLFHIGKQEGKGGIWGFKSLGSTMATVDNIADPVEKWQVRQFDIPFAVAADEGQAAANQKLRKREISWGVAACLNQPNGESASGGWFYIYGVRIDSPLNRQLLLARAKIDAPSQFDAWQFYAGGGKWSAAAADAAPVAEGVAPELSVERLPSGKESSPGQRPAWIMVYSESPLGRKIFARTADRPEGPWSERKAVYSVPELERNRVYFEYAAKGHFCLSGRDALLITYLVNSTDFAAMVGDASIYRPRFIRVPLADIFSPLKDRR comes from the coding sequence TTGAGCCCGAATCGCATCATCATGCTGTTGGCAACAGCGCTGGCAATCTCGGTCGCTACCGCCTCGTTGGCGGCCGACGACAATCGGTTTCCGGCGACGCCCGATGCCGCTTGGGATGCGGCATTCACGCGCGCCAGCGGCTGGACCGGCGGCGATGTCGCCGGCACCGTCGATCTAGGCGACGGCCGGGTGCTATGGCTATTCGGCGATAGCTGGATCGGAACTGTTGCCCACGGCCGGCATGCCAGCGGGTCGCGGATGGTCAACAATGCGATCGCGATCCAAGCCGAGCAGCCGGGAGCGAAAGCCGATATCCGCTTCTACTGGCAAGGCGGGATGAAAGATCTCAAGGCTTGGATCGCTCCGCCCGCAGACAAGAAAAAACCAAATGGCTGGTACTGGCCCGCCGGCGGCGGATGCGTCGTGCCCGGGCCGGGAGGTCGGCCGCGGCTCGTGATCTTTCTGTTTCACATCGGCAAACAGGAAGGCAAGGGCGGAATCTGGGGATTCAAAAGCCTCGGCAGCACGATGGCGACGGTCGACAACATTGCCGACCCGGTCGAGAAATGGCAAGTGCGGCAATTCGATATTCCCTTCGCCGTCGCGGCCGACGAGGGGCAGGCTGCCGCAAACCAAAAGCTCCGTAAGCGGGAAATAAGCTGGGGCGTGGCGGCGTGCCTCAACCAACCGAACGGTGAAAGCGCGAGCGGCGGATGGTTCTATATCTACGGCGTGCGGATCGATTCGCCACTCAATCGGCAATTGCTTTTGGCCCGCGCGAAAATCGATGCGCCCTCGCAGTTCGACGCGTGGCAATTCTACGCCGGCGGCGGAAAATGGTCGGCCGCCGCAGCCGACGCGGCACCCGTGGCCGAAGGCGTTGCCCCGGAGCTGTCGGTCGAGCGATTGCCCAGCGGAAAAGAATCTTCGCCCGGCCAGCGACCAGCTTGGATCATGGTGTATAGCGAATCGCCCTTGGGCCGAAAGATCTTCGCGCGCACGGCCGATCGGCCGGAAGGACCGTGGAGCGAACGGAAGGCGGTTTATTCGGTGCCCGAGTTGGAGCGCAACCGCGTGTATTTCGAATATGCAGCCAAGGGGCACTTTTGCTTGTCGGGCCGCGACGCTTTGCTGATCACCTATCTGGTGAACTCGACGGATTTCGCAGCCATGGTCGGCGACGCGAGCATCTACCGCCCACGCTTCATTCGCGTGCCGCTGGCCGACATCTTTTCGCCGCTGAAAGATCGTCGCTGA
- a CDS encoding sigma-70 family RNA polymerase sigma factor — MSLASEPDRVAIASLARSARSDEQLLLVYRTAGDSAAFEELVHRYERELYSYLRRYLTDAAMAEDAFQATFLQVHLKCGQFEEGRKFRPWLYTVATNQAIDAQRRNRRHRLPSLDRRGNLADGGETGSLADALVSREPDADSNLLHQEQRQWTRGAVRRLPEALRKVVLLVCYQGLKYREAAETLGIPVGTVKSRLHAAVEKLTESQEHSRDET; from the coding sequence ATGAGCCTTGCCTCCGAACCCGATCGCGTGGCAATTGCATCTCTGGCCCGATCGGCCAGGAGCGATGAGCAATTGCTGCTGGTCTATCGGACGGCGGGCGATTCGGCGGCCTTTGAGGAGTTGGTGCATCGCTACGAGCGAGAGTTGTATAGCTATTTGCGGCGTTATTTGACCGATGCCGCGATGGCCGAAGACGCCTTTCAGGCCACGTTTCTCCAAGTTCATTTGAAGTGCGGCCAGTTTGAGGAAGGGCGAAAATTCCGGCCCTGGCTTTATACCGTTGCCACGAACCAAGCCATCGATGCCCAGCGCCGCAATCGGCGGCATCGATTGCCGAGCCTCGACCGGCGGGGAAACCTGGCCGATGGCGGCGAAACCGGCTCGCTGGCCGATGCGCTCGTGAGCCGAGAGCCGGATGCGGATAGCAATTTGCTCCACCAGGAGCAGCGGCAATGGACCCGTGGAGCCGTTCGGCGGTTGCCCGAGGCGCTGCGAAAAGTCGTGCTGCTGGTTTGCTACCAAGGGCTGAAATATCGGGAGGCGGCCGAGACGTTGGGCATTCCCGTCGGGACGGTCAAAAGCCGGTTGCACGCCGCCGTGGAAAAACTTACGGAATCGCAAGAGCATTCGCGGGACGAAACTTGA